From the Brienomyrus brachyistius isolate T26 unplaced genomic scaffold, BBRACH_0.4 scaffold39, whole genome shotgun sequence genome, one window contains:
- the LOC125722517 gene encoding stonustoxin subunit beta-like encodes MSILGIKYSCQLTLDPNTANREVSLSGGDRKVTGGAEQPYPDHPERFDSWSQVLCRESLTGRCYWEAEWSGDGAWIGVTYKGIRRKGGSDCLLGYNDKSWMLCCSPHRHSVRRNNKETLIPIEPSGSHRVGVYLDWGAGALSFYRVSSDGLTPLHRFTSSFTESLYPGFGVYPNPPVSLCMLG; translated from the exons atgagtatattgggaataaaat actcctgccagctgacgctggaccccaacactgcaaacagagaagtatctctgtcagggggggacaggaaggtgacagggggggcagagcagccatatcctgatcatccagagagatttgacagctggagccaagttctgtgcagagagagtctgactggtcgctgttactgggaggctgagtggagtggagatggagcctggataggagtgacttataaagggatcaggaggaaaggagggagtgactgtctgcttggatacaatgacaagtcatggatgctgtgctgctctcctcacagacactctgtccggcgcaataataaagagactcttatacccatagagccctcaggctcccacagagtaggagtgtatctggactggggggctggtgctctgtccttctacagagtctcctctgatggactgacccccctgcacagattcacctcctcattcactgagtccctctatccagggtttggggtttatccaaacccccccgtgtcgctgtgcatgctgggatag